In the Helianthus annuus cultivar XRQ/B chromosome 11, HanXRQr2.0-SUNRISE, whole genome shotgun sequence genome, one interval contains:
- the LOC110889798 gene encoding uncharacterized protein LOC110889798, with the protein MCGQNCKESPIIIPKYLYILVSTPLYIGCSLHSAIDQAMDHIPVIDLTPYVEAASGEFCLDRVQNPELEKVCLEVSRILAETGALLVKDPRCSAEDDDRFISMMEKYFEMPDEFKLLQARPHQHYQNGATPGGLEVPRSLAVPDMLEKARELPKEHQPLIPTGADLKWRYMWRIGPRPSVTRFQDLNSDHIVPEGFPDWEETMNSWGYKLLSAVEAVAEMAAVGFGLPKDAFTNLMKNGPHLLSPTGGDLGSHGKEGTVFAGYHYDLNFLTIHYRSKFPGLYIWLRNGEKVEVKVPEGCLLIQTGKQLEWVTAGECMAGLHEVVVTKRTIEAIKEAEKANRSLWRISSTLFSSVASDAVMKPLGHFAKSPHAHEYPPVHAGEYYQKELVVIKLNENGKEH; encoded by the exons ATGTGTGGTCAGAACTGTAAGGAATCCCCTATCATCATCCCAAAATATCTTTACATACTCGTCTCAACGCCATTATATATTGGATGTTCTCTACACTCAGCGATTGATCAGGCAATGGATCATATACCGGTGATTGATTTGACACCGTATGTGGAAGCAGCATCTGGAGAGTTTTGCTTGGACAGGGTCCAGAATCCTGAACTGGAGAAGGTATGCTTAGAGGTCAGTCGAATTTTAGCAGAAACCGGAGCGCTGTTGGTCAAGGATCCACGATGTTCTGCGGAAGACGATGATCGATTTATTTCTATGATGGAGAAGTATTTCGAAATGCCTGATGAGTTTAAGCTTCTCCAAGCACGTCCTCATCAACATTACCAG AATGGGGCAACACCAGGAGGACTTGAAGTACCCCGGAGTCTAGCTGTTCCAGATATGCTAGAGAAGGCGAGAGAATTGCCGAAAGAGCACCAACCATTGATTCCAACGGGAGCAGATCTGAAGTGGCGATACATGTGGAGAATTGGCCCAAGACCATCTGTTACTCGGTTTCAG GACCTGAACTCGGATCATATCGTACCGGAAGGTTTCCCAGACTGGGAAGAGACCATGAATTCATGGGGTTATAAACTCTTGTCTGCTGTAGAG GCTGTTGCTGAAATGGCTGCAGTTGGATTTGGTCTACCCAAGGATGCATTCACCAATCTTATGAAGAAT GGCCCACATCTTCTTTCTCCTACAGGAGGTGACTTAGGGAGTCATGGCAAAGAGGGTACTGTGTTTGCTGGATATCATTATGACCTTAACTTTTTAACAATTCATTACAGAAGTAAATTCCCTGGTCTATACATTTGGCTTAGAAATGGGGAGAAAGTAGAAGTAAAGGTTCCAGAAGGATGTCTACTTATTCAGACAGGAAAACAG TTAGAATGGGTAACTGCTGGAGAGTGTATGGCTGGTTTGCATGAAGTTGTGGTAACTAAAAGAACAATCGAAGCAATAAAAGAAGCTGAGAAAGCAAATCGAAGCCTATGGAGAATTTCCTCAACC TTGTTTTCTTCTGTCGCATCAGATGCTGTGATGAAGCCCTTGGGACATTTTGCAAAATCGCCTCATGCTCATGAGTATCCACCAGTTCATGCCGGAGAATATTACCAAAAAGAGCTTGTTGTTATTAAACTTAATGAGAACGGGAAAGAGCATTAG